The following are from one region of the Sandaracinus amylolyticus genome:
- a CDS encoding aminopeptidase P N-terminal domain-containing protein: MPPESPLAFAPALTTELAERRRVVMERFGAGVVVLTSAPVHVRNHDVEHPYRQDSDFFYLTGLDEPESVAVITNRHAEHRYVLFVRPRDPERETWDGPRIGVDGAVKQLGADAAFPISELAERLPGYLANAPRMLYALGRDPSMDTRVLAALHLTRRRQRMGVLAPTEIVDPSAHVHPMRLFKSALELDAMSRAIEATREGHAAAMRVAKPGAFEYEVEAELVRAFRRHGCERPAYEPIVGSGPNATILHYRKNDRRMEENDLLLIDAGAEWGYQSADVTRTFPVSGRFTKPQRAVYDVVLRAQELAIAAVRPGATVEDVHRITVRAITEGMIEIGLIEGPLEDAIEKERYKAFYMHRTSHWLGMDVHDVGSYFVYEGEGPSTRPRGMEAGAVLTIEPGIYVAKDAKAPSEYLGIGVRIEDDVLVTEGGSRNLTAAIPKKADELERILASR, translated from the coding sequence ATGCCCCCGGAGTCCCCGCTCGCGTTCGCCCCCGCCCTGACCACCGAGCTCGCCGAACGGCGTCGCGTGGTGATGGAGCGCTTCGGCGCCGGGGTCGTCGTGCTCACGTCCGCGCCGGTCCACGTGCGCAACCACGACGTCGAGCACCCGTATCGGCAGGACTCCGACTTCTTCTATCTCACCGGCCTCGACGAGCCCGAGTCGGTCGCGGTGATCACGAACCGCCACGCCGAGCATCGCTACGTGCTCTTCGTGCGCCCGCGCGATCCCGAGCGCGAGACGTGGGACGGACCGCGCATCGGCGTCGACGGCGCGGTGAAGCAGCTCGGCGCGGACGCGGCGTTCCCGATCTCCGAGCTCGCCGAGCGCCTGCCCGGCTATCTCGCGAACGCGCCGCGCATGCTCTACGCGCTCGGTCGTGATCCCTCGATGGACACGCGCGTGCTCGCCGCGCTGCACCTCACGCGGCGCCGCCAGCGCATGGGCGTGCTCGCGCCGACCGAGATCGTCGATCCGAGCGCGCACGTGCACCCGATGCGCCTCTTCAAGAGCGCGCTCGAGCTCGACGCGATGAGCCGCGCGATCGAGGCGACGCGCGAAGGGCACGCGGCGGCGATGCGCGTCGCGAAGCCCGGTGCGTTCGAGTACGAGGTCGAGGCCGAGCTCGTCCGCGCGTTCCGCCGCCACGGGTGCGAGCGCCCGGCGTACGAGCCCATCGTCGGCTCGGGCCCCAACGCGACGATCCTCCACTACCGCAAGAACGATCGGCGGATGGAGGAGAACGATCTCCTGCTGATCGATGCAGGCGCGGAGTGGGGCTACCAGAGCGCCGACGTCACGCGCACGTTCCCGGTGAGCGGTCGCTTCACCAAGCCGCAGCGGGCGGTCTACGACGTGGTGCTGCGCGCGCAGGAGCTCGCGATCGCGGCGGTGCGCCCGGGCGCGACGGTCGAGGACGTGCACCGCATCACGGTGCGCGCGATCACCGAGGGCATGATCGAGATCGGTCTGATCGAGGGGCCGCTCGAGGATGCGATCGAGAAGGAGCGCTACAAGGCGTTCTACATGCACCGCACGTCGCACTGGCTCGGCATGGACGTGCACGACGTGGGCTCGTACTTCGTCTACGAGGGCGAGGGCCCGTCGACGCGCCCCCGCGGGATGGAAGCGGGCGCGGTGCTCACGATCGAGCCCGGGATCTACGTCGCGAAGGACGCGAAGGCGCCGAGCGAGTACCTCGGCATCGGCGTGCGCATCGAGGACGACGTGCTCGTGACCGAGGGCGGGAGCCGCAACCTGACCGCGGCGATCCCGAAGAAGGCGGACGAGCTCGAGCGAATCCTCGCATCGCGCTGA